Proteins from one Elephas maximus indicus isolate mEleMax1 chromosome 12, mEleMax1 primary haplotype, whole genome shotgun sequence genomic window:
- the LOC126087238 gene encoding olfactory receptor 2AE1-like, with amino-acid sequence MWQGNHTSLEDFILEGLFDDSLIHLFLFSLTMVVFLIAVSANTLTILLICADPRLHTPMYFLLSQLSLMDLMHVSITIPKMATNYLSGKKSISFVGCAIQHFLYLSVGGAECLLLALMSYDRYVAICHPLRYTVLMNRKLGVMTAVMSWLEASMNSLIHTVIVMHLPFCGPRKIHHFYCEFPAVVKLVCRDITVYETTAYISTTLIILFPIFLVSTSYAFILHSIMQMRSAGSKRNAFATCSSHLTVVSLWFGACIFSYMRPRAHRTPLQDKVGSVFYSIITPTLNPLIYTLRNKDVAKAFRKVLGRGIVTQ; translated from the coding sequence ATGTGGCAGGGGAATCATACCTCTCTGGAAGACTTCATCCTTGAAGGGCTCTTTGATGACTCACTCATTCACCTTTTTCTGTTCTCCTTGACCATGGTGGTTTTCCTCATTGCAGTGAGTGCCAACACCCTCACCATTCTCCTCATATGTGCTGATCCTCGGCTTCATACACCGATGTACTTCCTACTCAGCCAGCTGTCCCTCATGGATCTGATGCATGTCTCCATTACCATCCCCAAGATGGCTACCAACTACTTATCTGGCAAGAAGTCCATCTCCTTTGTGGGTTGTGCAATCCAGCACTTTCTCTATTTATCTGTGGGTGGTGCTGAGTGTCTTCTCCTGGCTCtcatgtcctatgaccgctatgttgcCATCTGTCATCCACTGCGTTATACTGTTCTCATGAACAGAAAGTTGGGAGTGATGACGGCTGTCATGTCATGGTTGGAAGCATCCATGAACTCCCTAATTCACACGGTAATTGTGATGCACTTGCCTTTCTGTGGGCCTCGAAAAATCCACCACTTCTACTGTGAGTTTCCAGCTGTTGTGAAGTTGGTATGTAGAGACATCACTGTTTATGAGACCACAGCGTACATCAGCACCACCCTAATTATTCTTTTTCCAATCTTTCTGGTTTCTACATCCTACGCTTTCATCCTCCACAGTATTATGCAGATGCGTTCAGCTGGGAGCAAGAGAAATGCCTTTGCTACTTGTAGTTCTCACCTCACTGTGGTTTCTCTCTGGTTTGGTGCCTGTATCTTCTCATATATGAGGCCCAGAGCCCATCGCACTCCATTGCAAGACAAAGTTGGGTCTGTGTTCTATAGCATCATTACTCCCACACTGAATCCTCTGATTTATACCCTCCGGAATAAGGATGTAGCAAAGGCCTTCAGGAAAGTGCTGGGGAGAGGTATTGTCACCCAATGA
- the LOC126087239 gene encoding olfactory receptor 2AE1-like, whose product MWQGNHTSLEDFILKGLFDDSLTHLFLFSLTMVVFLIAVSANTLTILLICADPRLHTPMYFLLSQLSLMDLMHVFITIPKMATNYLSGKKSISFVGCATQHFLYLSVGGAECLLLALMSYDRYVAICHPLRYTVLMNRKLGVMMAVMSWLEASMNSLIHTVILMHLPFCGPRKIHHFYCEFPAVVKLVCGDITVYETTAYISTILLLLFPIILVSTSYAFILHSIMQMHSAGSKKNAFATCSSHLTVVSLWFGACIFSYMRTRAHRTPLQDKAGSVFYSIITPTLNPLIYTLRNRDVAKALRKVLGIDIVTQ is encoded by the coding sequence atgtggcagggGAATCATACCTCTCTGGAAGACTTCATCCTTAAAGGGCTCTTTGATGACTCCCTCACccacctttttcttttctccttgacCATGGTGGTTTTCCTCATTGCAGTGAGTGCCAACACCCTCACCATTCTCCTCATCTGTGCTGATCCTCGGCTTCATACACCAATGTACTTCCTACTCAGCCAGCTGTCCCTCATGGATCTGATGCATGTCTTCATTACCATCCCCAAGATGGCTACCAACTACTTATCTGGCAAGAAGTCCATCTCCTTTGTGGGTTGTGCAACCCAGCACTTTCTCTATTTATCTGTGGGTGGTGCTGAGTGTCTTCTCCTGGCTCTCATGTCTTATGACCGCTATGTTGCCATCTGTCATCCACTGCGTTATACTGTTCTCATGAACAGAAAGTTGGGAGTGATGATGGCTGTCATGTCATGGTTGGAAGCATCCATGAACTCCCTAATTCACACGGTGATTTTGATGCACTTGCCTTTCTGTGGGCCTCGAAAAATCCACCACTTCTATTGTGAGTTTCCAGCTGTTGTGAAGTTGGTATGTGGAGACATCACTGTTTATGAGACCACAGCATACATCAGCACCATCCTACTCCTTCTCTTCCCCATCATCCTGGTTTCTACATCCTACGCCTTCATCCTGCACAGTATTATGCAGATGCATTCTGCTGGGAGCAAGAAAAATGCCTTTGCTACTTGTAGCTCTCACCTCACTGTGGTTTCCCTCTGGTTCGGTGCCTGTATCTTCTCATATATGAGGACCAGGGCCCATCGAACTCCACTGCAAGACAAAGCTGGGTCTGTGTTCTATAGCATCATTACTCCCACACTGAATCCTCTGATTTATACCCTCCGGAATAGGGATGTAGCTAAGGCACTTAGGAAAGTGCTGGGGATAGATATTGTCACCCAATGA